CAAACATCCCTTTTTCTCATACACTCAAGAATACACCCGTTGTACGGCTAGTAATATATATGAAAAAGGTTTGAAACGCAACTGAAAAATTATTTACACAGAAATAAATAACAAGTACGTAAGAACAGACGTGGTCTAAATCACATCTGTTTGAGAACTTTTTTTGAGAACATTTGGCGGGCGGGCGAGATTCGCCGCCTTAATGCGCCTCTAACCAGTTTTTGCCGAATCCGACGCTCGCGACGAGTGGAACTTTTAGTTCCATGGCGCCTTCCATTTCGGACTTGACCATGGCAGAAAGTTCTTCGACCTGGTCCTTCGGGCATTCGAACACGAGTTCGTCGTGCACCTGGAGCATCATGCGGAGCGGGAGGTTCTCGTCGTTGATGCGCTTTTGGATGCGGATCATGGCAATCTTGATGAGGTCGGCGGCGCTCCCTTGCACGGGGGTGTTCACTGCCATGCGTTCGGCCATTTGCGATTCCATGCGGTCGGAGCTGTCGATGCCTGCGATGTAGCGGCGGCGGCCGGAAAGCGTTTCGACATAGCCGTCGCGGTGGGCGGCGGCCTTGGTGTCGTCGATGAACTTTTGCACGCCCTGGTACATTTCGAAGTAGCCGTCGATAAAGCTCTTTGCCTGTGCCATCGGAATTTTCAGGTCGCGGGAGAGGCGGAAGGCGGTCATGCCGTAAAGCACGCCGAAGTTCACGACCTTCGCGTCGCGGCGCATGTCGGCGGTCACGTCTTCGAGGCTGACGCGGTTGATGGCGGCTGCCGTGCGGGCGTGGATGTCGATGCCTTCCTTGTAGCTTTCGATGAGCGCTTCGTCTCCGCTCAGGTGGGCGAGCATGCGGAGTTCAATCTGCGAGTAGTCCACCGCGAGAATCACATTGTTCGGGTTCTGCGGAACGAATGCGGCGCGGATTTGCTTGCCGAGTTCGCTGCGGACGGGGATGTTTTGCAAGTTCGGGTCGCGGCTCGAAAGGCGGCCTGTTGCCGTACCCCATTGGATAAAGCTTGTGTGGATGCGCTTGGTGTCCGGGTTCACGAGTGTCGGGAGCACGGAAACGTAGGTGCTCTGCATCTTCTTGAGTTCGCGGTATTCGATGACGGCGAAAACAATCGGGTGTGCGCTGCGGAAGCTGAGTTCTTCGAGGACGGCGGCGTCGGTGCTGCGCTTTTTGATTTCGGGGAGACCGAGCGTGTCAAAGAGCACTTCGCCGAGTTGCTTGGGAGAGCCGATGTTAAATTCGCAACCCGCCATGTCGCAGATTTCTTTTTCGAGCTTTTCGATGCGGTGTTCCAAATCGGTCTGCAATTTCTTGAGAATCTTCGTGTCGACAAATGCACCGACACCTTCCATCTGGTAAAGCACCTTGAGAAGCGGCATTTCCTGGCTGAAGAAGTACTTTTCGTAGTCGTACTTCTGGAGTTTGGCGCGGAGCGGAGCCCAAAGGCGGAGCGTATACACGGCGTCTTCGGCGCCGTATTCGGTCGCGTCCTTGATGGGCGTGCGGTTGAACGTGATTTGGTTCTTGCCGCGTCCGATGAGATTCTCGATCGGAATCATCTCGTGCTGCAAAAGCTGCATGACCTGATTGTCGAGGCCGAGCCCGGTTTGGCCGGGCGAAAGCATCCATGCGGCGATGAGCGTATCGATGATGTTGGCGGAATCGATTTGCTTTTGCGTGAGTCCAAAGGTGCGGGCGAGAACGTGTAAGTCGAATTTGGCGTTGTGGAAAACGAGTGAACGCTTTGCACTGTCGGGATGCTTGGAACCGCTGTCGGAGCTGCCGCCGGGGAGTGTGCAAGAATCGTTCCAGAAATCAACGAACCACTTCTTGGTGGCGTTAAAGTCGAAGTTGCCGCCCTTGCCGGCAGGGTACGGGAAACCGATATCGTCGGTATGGCCGAGCGGGATGTAATAGCCTTTAGGGACGCTTCCATCTTTTGCTGCGGCGGCAAGGCAAAGCCCGACAATGTTGCATTGCATCGGATCCAGTCCGTCGGTTTCTGTGTCGATGCCGATTTCGGTTGCCGCGTCAAATTCCTTTTTCATCTGTACGAAGGTTTCTTCGTTGTCGACGCAGATGTAAGTGGGCGGAATGTCGGCGGGTGGTTCGGCAGGCTCACCAACCTTGTTGTTCTCGGCCCCCGTCGCTGAGTCGTCGGAATCGTCTTTGCGCACAAATCCTGTCTTGCTCGGAACATTTTCGAGCAATCGGATGAGGCTGTTGATTTCGTGTTCCCTGAAAATGCCTTCGAGCGTGTCGCTGTGGATACCGCAGAATTCAAGGGCGTCGAGATTGCCATGGTAGGCGCGCTTTGTCTGTAGCGTTACGAGTTCGCGGCTGAGGAACGCCTGTTCCTTGTTGTTCGCGAGATTGTCGTGCAACCCTTTTTTCTTGATGTTGTCGATGTTTGCGTAAATGTTGTCCATGTCGCCGTATTCGGTCAACAATTGGATGGCTGTTTTCGGACCGACTTTGGGGACGCCCGGAACGTTATCGCTCGAGTCGCCCATGAGGGCTAGATAGTCGCGGATTTTTTCAGGCGGAATGCCGTATTTCTCAAGGACTTGTTGCGGTCCAAAATCGATGCCGTCGGCGCTTTTTTCCAAATGGAAAAGGTGGATCTTGTCGGTTACGATTTGCGACATGTCTTTGTCTTTGCTAATGATAACGACATGGTCGAAACCTGCTTTGACGGCGGCTTCGGCAGCACTTGCCATCACGTCGTCGGCTTCGTAGCCGGGTTCCGACAAAAGCGGAATGCCGCTTGCTTCCAAGGATTCGCAAAGGAGCGGCATCTGCGCTGCCATTTCTTCGGGCATGGGGCCGCGATTGGCCTTGTAGTCTGGGTAAAGTTCGTGGCGGAAAGTCTTTGTGTGCGCGACATCGCGGGCAATCGCAAAATGCGTGGGCTTGTGCTTTGCTAAAATGCGGAGGACTGCGCCCCAGTAGCCGTGCATCATGGAAACGTCTTCGCCCTTGCTGTTGACGAGCGGGTTCTGGCTGTAAGCGTAGAACATGCGGAACGCGAGTGCGAAAGAATCGAGAAGTAATAAAGTCTTTTCTGCCATACTGGGAATGTAGCAATTTGCAAAAAAGAGCCGAGGCGAGGAAAAAGAAATTAAAACGCTTTGTGCAAATTCTTGATGATGTCGCTCGGGAGCATGCTGAATGCGCCGAGTTCTTCGCGCGTAATGCGACCTGCTTTCTGGTGCAAAAGTGCGCCTAGTACGGCTGCTTCGGGAGTTGCCAAACCTTGTGCGAGAAGTGCGACGATGATTCCTGAAAGAACGTCACCGCTCCCGCCCTTTGCCATGCCGGAATTCGCGACAGGAATGATATAAACGTTGCCATCAGGTGCTGCAATGTATGTTGGTGCGCCTTTTAGCAAAATGACTTTATTTGTATTTATGGCGATTTCTCTTAAGCGGCTTGGGATGGCCATGCTACTGTTTGGAAGATCTCCGAAGAGCCTTG
Above is a window of Fibrobacter sp. UWB16 DNA encoding:
- the polA gene encoding DNA polymerase I is translated as MAEKTLLLLDSFALAFRMFYAYSQNPLVNSKGEDVSMMHGYWGAVLRILAKHKPTHFAIARDVAHTKTFRHELYPDYKANRGPMPEEMAAQMPLLCESLEASGIPLLSEPGYEADDVMASAAEAAVKAGFDHVVIISKDKDMSQIVTDKIHLFHLEKSADGIDFGPQQVLEKYGIPPEKIRDYLALMGDSSDNVPGVPKVGPKTAIQLLTEYGDMDNIYANIDNIKKKGLHDNLANNKEQAFLSRELVTLQTKRAYHGNLDALEFCGIHSDTLEGIFREHEINSLIRLLENVPSKTGFVRKDDSDDSATGAENNKVGEPAEPPADIPPTYICVDNEETFVQMKKEFDAATEIGIDTETDGLDPMQCNIVGLCLAAAAKDGSVPKGYYIPLGHTDDIGFPYPAGKGGNFDFNATKKWFVDFWNDSCTLPGGSSDSGSKHPDSAKRSLVFHNAKFDLHVLARTFGLTQKQIDSANIIDTLIAAWMLSPGQTGLGLDNQVMQLLQHEMIPIENLIGRGKNQITFNRTPIKDATEYGAEDAVYTLRLWAPLRAKLQKYDYEKYFFSQEMPLLKVLYQMEGVGAFVDTKILKKLQTDLEHRIEKLEKEICDMAGCEFNIGSPKQLGEVLFDTLGLPEIKKRSTDAAVLEELSFRSAHPIVFAVIEYRELKKMQSTYVSVLPTLVNPDTKRIHTSFIQWGTATGRLSSRDPNLQNIPVRSELGKQIRAAFVPQNPNNVILAVDYSQIELRMLAHLSGDEALIESYKEGIDIHARTAAAINRVSLEDVTADMRRDAKVVNFGVLYGMTAFRLSRDLKIPMAQAKSFIDGYFEMYQGVQKFIDDTKAAAHRDGYVETLSGRRRYIAGIDSSDRMESQMAERMAVNTPVQGSAADLIKIAMIRIQKRINDENLPLRMMLQVHDELVFECPKDQVEELSAMVKSEMEGAMELKVPLVASVGFGKNWLEAH